The Hymenobacter sp. YIM 151500-1 genomic sequence CCGGCACCGGTGGGGGAGGAGCCGCACACGCCTGCCTCCGCGCCACCGCCTGCGTCAGCCGCGGCTAGCGCGCCGGAAGCGGAAGATGAAGCGGAAGCTGATGACGAGCCAGCTGTTGCCGCGCCGGTCGCGGCGGCGGGCGGGGAGCTTGACCTGGCGCAGCTGTTTGTGCCGTCGGCGGAAAAGAAGACGACTACCCTGCGCATCACGGCCGACCACCAGCAATATTTTACCCAGCTTGGCTTTATCCTGGGCGGAGGGGCTTCGGCCCCGGATATCATCCATAACATCCTCACGCGCTTTCGGGAAGAGCACGAGGCGCAGTTGCAGAAGGCGATGAAAAAGCAGATTCGCCAGATGATGGCCCCCAAAAAATAGGACAGCACTGGTATCCCAGGGCTTCTCGATACGTATAGCGGCCGGCTCACCTTCTCTGGTTGAGCTGGCCGCTTCCTTTCCCGCTATGGCCTTTTCCTGATGCGCCGCCTAGCGGTGGGGTAGGGGAGGGGCTGCACTATCCGTCCGCTATGTCTACACCTACTTTCTGCCAATCACTACCTTACCCAAAATCTGTTACTGCGTGAGGGGCGGTGCCTTCTGGGCCGTGCTCGGCCTGCTCCTCGTCAGCCCTAGCGCCTGGGCCAACACCCGAACGTCCGCTTCTCCTAGGGCGCCGCAACTCATCGACTCGCTCCGAACCTTGGCGCGGCGCCCGAAGCTGCCCGACTCCGTGCGCTACCAAGCGCTCCAAGCCCTGAGCGACGAGTTGTTCGCCCAGGATGTGCCGCAGGCCCGCCGGGCTGGGGAGCAGGCGGTAGCCCTGGCCCGGCGCCGGCAAGACTGGGCGCGGGCGGCTAATGCCCTCTACGAGCTCGTGGTGAACTGCGAGCGGGCCGCCGACTACGTGGCTGCCATGCACTACAGCCAGCAGGGGGTGGAGCTCACCCGCGCGCACCGCCCGCGCGAGCAGTGGCGCTTTACCCAGTGCCTGGGGCTGGTGACCGTGGATACCAAGGACGCGGCTGGTGGTCTGCGCTACCTGCGCCAGGCCTACCGGCAGCAGGCCGCCACCCCGTCCGTTAGCTCCCGGGAACGGGGAGGCCTGCTGCTGAACCTAGCCAACACTTTCCTGGTGCTGCAGCGGTACGACTCGGTACTCCACTACGCCACGCGGGCCCTGCCCTACATGCAGCGCGCGGCCGATGCCCGCGGCCTGGGCTACGTGTACCAGTTTCGGGGCGAAGTCTACGCCAAGCTGACGCCCCGCTCGCGGGCCAGCCTGGCGGCCGCTGCCACGAACATGCAGCGGGCCCTGCGCATCATGCAGCGCTACCACTACCAGCCCCAAGCGGCTAGCTCGGCGCTTTCGCTGGCGCGGGTGTACCGCCTGCAGGGCCGGCCAAGGGCTGCCCAGCGGACGGCCGAGTTGGCCCTCGCCCTCGCCCGCACGGAGAAAATGCCCGAATACGAAGCGGATGCCCTGTCCAGTTTGGCCTTTGCGTATGCTGACCAAAAACGCCCCGCGCGGGCGGATGAGCTCGACGCCCGGGCGCAGGACCTGCGCGACTCGCTCTTCAACGGCAACAAGGCGCAGGCCCTGGCCCAGCTGCAGGTGCGCTACGACGTGCAGCTGCTCACCGAGCAGAAAAAGGCGGCCGAGTTTGAGCAGCGCAGCCAGCGGGCCCAGCTGCACTCGCTCTGGCTGCTGCTGGGCGGCCTCGCCACCACCATCGGCGTAGGCGGGGGCTTGTACTGGCGGTTGCGGCGGCAGAAAGCCCTGCTGGCCCTGGCCAACCAGGCCAACTGCCGGGCCGTGGCCGAGAAGGAGGTGTTGCTGCAGGAAATACACCACCGCGTCAAAAACAACTTGCAACTGGTCAGTAGCTTACTGGCCTGGCAGCGCAGCACCCTGCCCGACCCCGTACTGCAACAGGCCCTGGCCAGTTCGCAGGCCCGCATCCAGAGCATGGCCCTAGTGCACGAATTTCTGTACCGGGCCGACAACCTCTCGCAGGTGCGCATGAACGAGTACCTGGGCGAGCTGCTGGAATCCCTGCACCGCTCACTCACCACGCCCCAGCAGCGCATCCAGCTGACCAGCAGCTTGGTTCCGCTGGTCATGGACCCCAAAGAAGCCAGCGCCTTGGGCCTGGTGGTCAACGAGTTGGTAACCAACGCCTACAAGCACGCCTTCCGGGACCTGGACTGCGGTCATCTGCATGTGGCCCTGGAACAGACCGCCGCCGGCTTCCAGCTGACGGTGCAGGATGACGGGGCCGGATTACCAGGGGCGGAAACAGCGTCCGAAACTCATTCGCTGGGCTTGCAGTTGGTTAATACCCTAGCTCGACAGCTCAAAGCCAGCGTGTCGACCGTTCCCCTTCTCCCCACGGGCACCCAGGTAGTCGTGGCCAGCGCGTGACGCTGGCCCGTCTCCTAGTCCCTTATCCCACCCTATGGCTACCATCCTCATTGTTGAAGACGAACTGCTGATTGCCGCCGAAATTGAACGCGCCCTGGTCCGGCTGGGCCACACGCCCCTGCCGCCCGTGGACAACAGCGACGAGGCCCTGAGCGTGCTGGCCACCCAGCCCGTAGAGCTGGTGCTGATGGACATCAACATTGCCGGCGACTGCGACGGCATCGCGGCCGCGCTGCTCGTGCGCCGGCAGTTTGCCGTGCCGGTGGTGTTTCTGACAGCTCGCTCCGACTCGGCCACCCTGAACCGAGCCAAGCTGGCCCAGCCCTACGGCTTTCTGGTCAAGCCCTTCACCGATGATTCGCTGCGGGTGCAGATTGAGCTGGCCCTTTTCAATGCCTACCAGGCCGGGCCGGTCGGGCCGGTGCTGGACACGGCCGATGCCGGCGCGGAAGTGCTGGGCCCAGCCGAGCGCTGCCCCAAGTTCAAGGACTACCTGTTCGTGCGCAAAGGCTCGGGCCACGTCAAGGTGCTGCTCAGCGACATCCTGTACTTCGAGGCCCTGCAGAACTACGTGCGCCTGCACACCGTGCGGGAAAACTTCGTGTTTGATTCCACCCTTAAGGAACTGGAGCAGAAGCTGCCCGACCAGTTTTTCAAAACCCACCGCTCCCACATCGTGAACCTGGACCACGTGCAGGCCTACGAGGAAAGTAGCGTGCTGCTGGGGAAAGAATACGTGCCGGTGAGCCGCTCCTGCAAGGATGAGCTCAAGAGCCGCATTCACCTGGTAGGGTAGTCTCGCTGCGTTGCTACCCAATTTTCCGTTCCACCCGCTGACTGTTGGTCGCCAGTAGTTTATCTTCGGGCTGGCACCTACGCAATTCTATCCGAGTCTATGCAAACAACTGAAGAACGCCAGGCCCACCTAACGGCCTCCAAGGCGCTGCTGGATGAGGCAATGAACGAGGCCGGGCTCAGCAGCGGCAGTCAGGGGCTGGACCGGCTGGATGAGCTGGCCGACAACCTCGACAAACTGGCCGCCTCCAAAGCCATGGGCGTAGCCAATGCCCGGCTGGCTGAGTTCAACGAAGCCTTGACCGCGGCCGGGTTCCCGGCGGATGCCGTTGAGTCAGAAACCGAAGCGTACAAGACCGAGCTCATCCACCACCTGCGGCAGCTACTCCACGAACGACTTTAACGAGCGTACTGCCCGCCTACGGGCTGCTACAACCCACCGGGGACCGAGCCTGCTGGCCTGTGTTCTCGGTGGGTTGTCTTGCTTGAAAGAATGCTGTGGGCCCGCTTGGCATGCGCCCATGGTGCCGAGGCGGGCAGCTCCGCCGGAAGCAACGGTGATTCGACCATTTGGCGCGAAAACGGCCAGAAAGGGCATTCCATTCGTGTAGAGTCGGTGCACCTCACCACCCGATTTTAACCGTTCGTCAACTTTCTACTAATCGGGTTTTGGGGCCGAATAGGTTTGCACAAGTCAAACCTCGGTTTGGCACGTCCACGCTCAGGTCGATCGACCCGAGGTGCCACGCTTGTTTCCTGCCGATGCTCAGTGCTTATACC encodes the following:
- a CDS encoding sensor histidine kinase: MLGLLLVSPSAWANTRTSASPRAPQLIDSLRTLARRPKLPDSVRYQALQALSDELFAQDVPQARRAGEQAVALARRRQDWARAANALYELVVNCERAADYVAAMHYSQQGVELTRAHRPREQWRFTQCLGLVTVDTKDAAGGLRYLRQAYRQQAATPSVSSRERGGLLLNLANTFLVLQRYDSVLHYATRALPYMQRAADARGLGYVYQFRGEVYAKLTPRSRASLAAAATNMQRALRIMQRYHYQPQAASSALSLARVYRLQGRPRAAQRTAELALALARTEKMPEYEADALSSLAFAYADQKRPARADELDARAQDLRDSLFNGNKAQALAQLQVRYDVQLLTEQKKAAEFEQRSQRAQLHSLWLLLGGLATTIGVGGGLYWRLRRQKALLALANQANCRAVAEKEVLLQEIHHRVKNNLQLVSSLLAWQRSTLPDPVLQQALASSQARIQSMALVHEFLYRADNLSQVRMNEYLGELLESLHRSLTTPQQRIQLTSSLVPLVMDPKEASALGLVVNELVTNAYKHAFRDLDCGHLHVALEQTAAGFQLTVQDDGAGLPGAETASETHSLGLQLVNTLARQLKASVSTVPLLPTGTQVVVASA
- a CDS encoding LytR/AlgR family response regulator transcription factor, translating into MATILIVEDELLIAAEIERALVRLGHTPLPPVDNSDEALSVLATQPVELVLMDINIAGDCDGIAAALLVRRQFAVPVVFLTARSDSATLNRAKLAQPYGFLVKPFTDDSLRVQIELALFNAYQAGPVGPVLDTADAGAEVLGPAERCPKFKDYLFVRKGSGHVKVLLSDILYFEALQNYVRLHTVRENFVFDSTLKELEQKLPDQFFKTHRSHIVNLDHVQAYEESSVLLGKEYVPVSRSCKDELKSRIHLVG